The Apium graveolens cultivar Ventura chromosome 11, ASM990537v1, whole genome shotgun sequence genome has a window encoding:
- the LOC141696132 gene encoding uncharacterized protein LOC141696132 has protein sequence MEIQDQLLCLMIMYCYLRKLRPKIVPRIRDNNSALPGFAYTLELLEGSNTQCQEMMRLSRVAYIQLCKHFKQRGWLEDSRYSTVEEKMAIFLHVISHNDRFIKVKRRFQHSTQTIHKYFHEVLDGMMEFAKEMIVPTPSNQNSNVSRKQRELLKIFPVSNDIFIGAVGALDGTLVHAVIPVGQQARYRGRRGECYQNVLGICDFNMIFTFVWAGWEGVAHD, from the exons ATGGAAATTCAGGATCAGTTACTATGCTTGATGATTATGTATTGTTATCTGAGAAAACTTCGTCCAAAAATTGTGCCAAGAATAAGAGATAATAATTCAGCGTTGCCCGGATTTGCTTATACATTAGAGTTGTTGGAAGGTTCTAACACTCAATGTCAAGAAATGATGCGTCTTTCTCGTGTTGCATATATTCAACTTTGTAAACACTTTAAACAACGTGGTTGGCTGGAAGATAGTCGATATTCAACAGTTGAAGAGAAAATGGCTATATTTTTACATGTTATAAGCCATAATGATCGTTTTATAAAGGTGAAACGTAGGTTTCAACATTCTACACAAACAATACACAAATATTTTCATGAGGTCTTGGACGGGATGATGGAGTTTGCAAAAGAAATGATAGTTCCTACACCTTccaatcaaaattcaaatgtttcaaggaAACAAAGAGAGCTGTTAAAAATATTTCCTGTAAGTAATGACATTTTTATTG GAGCAGTTGGTGCACTTGATGGTACACTTGTTCATGCTGTTATTCCAGTTGGCCAACAAGCTCGATATAGAGGACGAAGGGGCGAGTGTTACCAAAATGTTTTAGGGATATGTGATTTTAATATGATATTCACATTTGTCTGGGCTGGATGGGAGGGAGTAGCACATGATTAA
- the LOC141698443 gene encoding dirigent protein 22-like has translation MEKFYMIVVALCSIILSITVVEGIDVSPKAVDKWFKELPHKKEKVTKLHFFLHEEGSGVNQTAYLVAQSNISFTSPTNFGLVSMIDDILREGAAPDSQIVGRAQGLTGSSSMEEASLIMSLTFVFTTGKYNGSSLSFLGRNPLSNKYREMPIVGGSGVFRLARGIITTQTIMLNITTFQVISEYKVIVFHY, from the coding sequence ATGGAGAAATTCTATATGATAGTTGTTGCTCTATGCTCCATAATTTTATCGATTACAGTGGTCGAAGGCATTGACGTCAGTCCAAAAGCAGTTGATAAATGGTTCAAGGAACTTCCCCACAAGAAAGAAAAGGTAACTAAGCTTCATTTCTTCCTCCACGAAGAAGGCAGTGGAGTTAACCAAACAGCTTATCTGGTAGCCCAGTCCAATATTTCCTTTACATCACCTACAAATTTTGGGCTAGTTTCTATGATCGATGACATTTTAAGAGAAGGAGCTGCACCTGATTCTCAGATTGTGGGTCGAGCCCAAGGATTGACGGGTTCTTCCTCCATGGAGGAGGCCTCTCTAATCATGTCCCTCACTTTTGTGTTTACTACTGGCAAGTACAATGGTAGTAGCCTAAGCTTTCTCGGAAGAAATCCGTTATCGAATAAGTATCGAGAAATGCCCATAGTTGGTGGCTCGGGGGTTTTCAGGCTAGCCCGAGGAATCATTACCACGCAAACCATTATGCTTAACATAACTACATTTCAAGTTATTTCTGAATACAAAGTTATTGTGTTCCATTATTAG